One genomic region from Chloroherpetonaceae bacterium encodes:
- a CDS encoding PorV/PorQ family protein, which translates to MRLKVNGRMKRTSALFLAMIIAIIGGMNRQEIHAQSRVATTAAQFLGIGIGPRAVAMGGAQIASRPDVMSLYWNPAGIARNDGLQIGSVHSVWLAGTSINWAGLTAKTGFGTFGIGATLLSSGDIERTTEAQPDGTGEFFSTNDLAIQFSYAVSLTDQFSIGGSLKFINQSIWRASAQGVALDLGLLYNIEDRLRVAATMYNFGTQMAMSGNGLLITASSGTGAAGENNGIPAMLGTESWNLPLVFKIGLSYDLIKDNENLLIIALDGVAPNDNDSYFNLGAEYGWHDLLYFRVGYNTLFLNEAETGLAFGLGVKYMLAGLNFRFDYSYQTFGRLSAPQWLSLSLQF; encoded by the coding sequence ATGAGATTAAAAGTTAATGGTAGAATGAAACGAACTTCAGCACTCTTCCTCGCAATGATTATTGCGATTATAGGTGGAATGAATCGTCAAGAGATTCATGCACAATCGCGAGTGGCGACAACGGCAGCGCAATTTTTAGGCATTGGGATTGGACCAAGAGCCGTAGCGATGGGCGGTGCACAAATTGCCTCTCGCCCCGATGTGATGTCGCTCTATTGGAATCCGGCGGGCATTGCAAGAAATGACGGTCTTCAAATCGGATCGGTCCACTCCGTGTGGCTTGCAGGGACAAGTATCAATTGGGCCGGGTTAACTGCCAAGACAGGCTTTGGCACATTTGGAATAGGCGCAACGTTGCTCAGTTCAGGAGATATTGAACGCACAACAGAAGCGCAACCCGATGGCACGGGCGAATTCTTTTCAACCAACGATCTCGCTATTCAATTTAGCTATGCTGTTTCACTCACCGATCAGTTTTCGATTGGAGGAAGTTTGAAGTTTATCAACCAATCCATTTGGCGAGCTTCGGCGCAAGGCGTCGCGCTTGATTTGGGGCTTCTTTATAATATTGAAGATCGGCTTCGCGTTGCGGCAACAATGTATAATTTTGGAACACAAATGGCTATGAGCGGCAATGGACTGTTGATTACCGCGTCTTCCGGAACTGGCGCTGCAGGGGAAAATAACGGGATCCCCGCGATGTTAGGTACTGAAAGTTGGAATCTTCCCCTCGTCTTTAAGATTGGTCTTTCCTATGATCTCATCAAAGACAATGAGAATCTTCTCATCATTGCACTTGATGGTGTTGCACCGAATGATAACGATTCATACTTCAACTTAGGTGCAGAATATGGGTGGCATGATTTACTGTATTTTCGTGTCGGTTATAACACCCTTTTCTTAAACGAAGCTGAAACCGGTTTAGCATTTGGACTTGGGGTCAAGTATATGCTTGCAGGCCTAAACTTCCGATTCGACTACTCTTATCAAACCTTCGGACGCTTGAGCGCGCCGCAATGGCTTTCGCTTTCACTTCAATTTTAA